In Verrucomicrobiota bacterium, a single genomic region encodes these proteins:
- a CDS encoding MFS transporter: MSGRWQLLTPPRPLLGLRFLSCRSMPSAWLFPIFMFFIPRSPRWLVMVGRREESATVLRRIGVTDVLELLLPFVAGLSYGSAIRIEIPAAQMLIAQP; this comes from the coding sequence ATGAGTGGTCGCTGGCAACTGCTGACTCCACCCCGCCCTCTCTTGGGGCTGCGGTTCCTAAGTTGCCGGTCAATGCCATCTGCATGGCTGTTTCCAATTTTTATGTTCTTCATTCCACGCAGTCCGCGCTGGCTGGTGATGGTGGGCCGCCGCGAAGAATCGGCCACCGTGCTGCGGCGCATCGGTGTGACGGATGTGCTGGAATTGCTGCTGCCGTTCGTCGCCGGTTTGAGCTATGGCTCGGCTATCCGGATCGAAATTCCCGCAGCACAAATGCTCATTGCCCAGCCCTAA